The following proteins are co-located in the uncultured Tolumonas sp. genome:
- the lptB gene encoding LPS export ABC transporter ATP-binding protein produces the protein MALLQASGLKKSYKGRQVVQNVSLQVATGQVVGLLGPNGAGKTTSFYMIVGLVPQDGGTVTIDQLDITAMPMHQRARHGIGYLPQEASIFRRLTVEENLLGVLQLRSELSRAEQQEKVEALLEEFHIGHIRKNTGMSLSGGERRRVEIARALAVEPRFILLDEPFAGVDPISVIDIKRIIEHLRDRGLGVLITDHNVRETLDVCEKAYIVSHGNLIAEGTPADVLQNEHVKQVYLGEGFTL, from the coding sequence ATGGCACTTTTGCAAGCAAGCGGCCTGAAAAAAAGCTACAAAGGCCGACAAGTAGTACAAAACGTCAGCCTGCAGGTAGCAACCGGGCAAGTGGTCGGTCTGCTAGGCCCGAATGGTGCGGGTAAAACGACCTCATTCTACATGATTGTTGGGCTGGTACCGCAAGATGGCGGCACCGTCACCATCGATCAGCTCGATATCACCGCCATGCCAATGCATCAGCGGGCGCGGCACGGTATCGGTTATCTACCACAGGAAGCGTCGATCTTTCGTCGTCTGACCGTGGAGGAAAACCTGCTGGGCGTATTACAACTGCGTAGTGAACTCAGCCGTGCCGAACAGCAGGAAAAGGTAGAAGCACTGCTGGAAGAGTTCCACATTGGGCATATCCGTAAAAACACCGGGATGAGCCTGTCTGGTGGTGAACGCCGCCGCGTTGAAATTGCCCGGGCACTCGCCGTGGAACCACGCTTTATTCTGCTGGATGAACCGTTTGCTGGCGTTGACCCGATTTCGGTCATTGACATCAAACGGATCATTGAACATTTACGTGATCGTGGGCTTGGCGTATTAATTACTGACCATAATGTACGTGAAACCTTGGATGTCTGCGAAAAAGCATATATTGTCAGCCACGGCAATCTGATCGCCGAAGGGACACCAGCAGACGTATTGCAAAACGAACACGTTAAACAAGTTTATCTGGGTGAAGGATTTACCCTGTAA
- the lptA gene encoding lipopolysaccharide transport periplasmic protein LptA, which yields MPLTLRHVSFGLLFLLSVSTLQAKESDYKQPVSIDSGSQQAEMNENKATFLQDVVITQGSIIIHADKVVVLRHTKGDDEMIATGRPATFFQILDNGKPVNASASELRYQLKDRLVTLTGKAELKQNDNQVNGDVIRYDIQKQQMIAQSSGKGSRVKTIFLPQEIDEFNKAGKP from the coding sequence ATGCCACTTACTTTACGCCACGTTAGTTTCGGCTTGTTATTCTTGCTTTCTGTCAGCACTTTGCAAGCCAAAGAGTCTGATTATAAGCAACCGGTGTCTATTGACTCAGGCAGTCAACAAGCCGAGATGAACGAAAACAAAGCCACATTTTTGCAAGATGTTGTCATCACACAAGGCTCGATCATTATCCATGCCGACAAAGTCGTCGTATTACGCCATACCAAAGGCGATGATGAAATGATTGCCACTGGCCGCCCGGCAACCTTCTTCCAGATCCTGGACAATGGCAAACCGGTCAATGCCAGTGCCAGTGAATTGCGCTACCAATTAAAAGATCGCCTAGTCACTCTGACCGGAAAGGCAGAACTGAAACAGAATGACAATCAGGTGAACGGTGATGTGATCCGCTATGACATTCAGAAACAGCAGATGATCGCCCAAAGTAGTGGCAAAGGTTCCCGTGTGAAGACTATTTTCCTTCCACAGGAAATCGACGAATTTAATAAAGCAGGCAAACCTTAA
- the lptC gene encoding LPS export ABC transporter periplasmic protein LptC has translation MINRQTGLIILLFAVSLLAWRWSSQDDNGNTQVKKKDVSLPSFTATHLHSWRYTADGKLMDILTAEQALYYEYNKITDALHPVLQTFELNGQTAWNISAKTGQMFGNDRIVLRDNVVIKNHNPALNVDQMQTSYLDMDMNTRQVTSDKPVTIDSPDYHVQGVGLHADLKTKRYQILEQGHATYFTPR, from the coding sequence ATGATCAATCGGCAAACAGGCCTGATTATACTGCTGTTTGCAGTGTCATTACTGGCATGGCGGTGGTCATCACAGGATGACAACGGTAATACTCAGGTGAAAAAGAAAGATGTTTCACTGCCCAGTTTTACCGCCACCCATTTGCACAGCTGGCGTTACACTGCCGATGGCAAATTGATGGATATCCTGACCGCCGAACAAGCATTGTATTATGAATACAATAAAATCACCGATGCACTGCATCCGGTATTACAAACCTTTGAACTTAACGGGCAAACTGCCTGGAATATTTCCGCCAAGACCGGACAAATGTTTGGCAATGACCGTATTGTCTTGCGCGATAATGTCGTGATTAAAAATCACAACCCGGCGTTAAATGTCGATCAAATGCAAACCTCATATCTGGATATGGATATGAACACACGCCAGGTAACCAGTGATAAACCGGTGACGATCGATAGCCCGGATTATCATGTGCAAGGTGTCGGTTTACATGCAGATCTCAAAACCAAACGCTACCAAATTTTGGAACAAGGCCATGCCACTTACTTTACGCCACGTTAG
- the kdsC gene encoding 3-deoxy-manno-octulosonate-8-phosphatase KdsC, whose amino-acid sequence MSDYTDTPYGPVANQILTLAAKIQLLVCDVDGVLSDGRIYMGNAGEELKTFHTHDGFGIKALLNAGIDVAVITGRNSQIVQRRMQALGVQHIYQGQGNKLPAFEDLLDKLDLMASQAAYIGDDVIDLPVMHSAALGIAVANAHPSVLQQADLVTRTRGGEGAVREVCDLLLQARGQLESAQGTSV is encoded by the coding sequence ATGAGCGATTACACTGACACGCCCTACGGACCGGTTGCAAACCAGATCCTGACATTAGCCGCCAAGATTCAATTGCTGGTGTGTGATGTTGACGGCGTATTGTCCGATGGCCGGATCTATATGGGCAATGCGGGAGAGGAACTAAAAACATTCCACACCCACGATGGCTTTGGTATCAAAGCCTTACTGAATGCCGGAATTGATGTCGCCGTGATCACAGGTCGGAATTCACAAATTGTTCAACGCCGGATGCAAGCGCTTGGTGTGCAGCATATTTATCAAGGGCAAGGCAATAAGTTACCTGCATTTGAAGACCTGCTGGATAAACTGGACCTGATGGCATCACAAGCGGCCTACATCGGTGATGATGTCATTGACCTGCCAGTGATGCACAGTGCAGCATTAGGTATTGCGGTCGCCAATGCACATCCCTCGGTATTACAACAAGCCGATTTAGTCACCCGAACCCGAGGTGGCGAAGGTGCAGTACGTGAAGTTTGTGATTTGCTCTTACAAGCTCGCGGGCAACTCGAAAGCGCACAGGGGACTTCAGTATGA
- a CDS encoding KpsF/GutQ family sugar-phosphate isomerase — translation MPTNFDFRQSAQRVLRLELQAIEGLHQTLDEQFTQACQLLFSCQGKVVVIGMGKSGHIGRKMAASFASTGTPAFFVHPGEASHGDLGMISSNDIVIAISNSGESNEILAVLPVIKRWGIPLICMTSRPESTMAKEADIHLCLHVEQEACPLGLAPTSSTTATLVLGDALAVSLLEARGFTPDDFAMSHPGGALGRKLLLRNADIMHQGELLPTVSDKATVSEALLEMSRKGLGMTAILDTQGTLAGIFTDGDLRRILDQQLDIHTTPITKVMTANCITVPAEMLVAQSVKLMQERKINALIVLDKQRHPVGAFNMHDVLKAGVV, via the coding sequence ATGCCAACTAACTTCGATTTTCGCCAGTCCGCCCAACGTGTTTTACGCCTTGAATTGCAGGCGATTGAAGGGCTGCATCAAACACTGGATGAACAATTCACGCAAGCTTGCCAGCTGTTATTTTCCTGCCAGGGCAAAGTGGTCGTCATCGGAATGGGTAAATCAGGCCATATCGGTCGGAAGATGGCCGCCAGTTTCGCCAGCACTGGCACGCCGGCATTTTTCGTTCATCCGGGCGAAGCCAGCCACGGCGATTTAGGCATGATCAGCAGCAATGATATCGTCATTGCTATCTCGAACTCCGGTGAAAGCAACGAAATCTTAGCCGTATTACCAGTGATTAAACGCTGGGGCATTCCGCTGATCTGTATGACCAGCCGTCCAGAATCAACCATGGCAAAAGAAGCGGATATCCACCTGTGCCTGCACGTTGAACAAGAAGCCTGCCCGCTAGGTCTGGCCCCCACCTCCAGCACCACCGCCACATTAGTGCTTGGTGATGCCTTAGCCGTGTCACTGCTGGAAGCGCGCGGTTTTACCCCGGATGATTTCGCTATGTCTCACCCTGGTGGAGCACTGGGCCGCAAGTTATTGCTGCGTAATGCCGATATCATGCATCAGGGCGAACTATTACCCACCGTATCAGATAAAGCGACAGTCAGCGAAGCCTTGTTAGAAATGAGCCGCAAAGGTCTGGGTATGACAGCGATTCTGGATACGCAAGGCACATTGGCAGGTATTTTCACCGACGGTGATTTACGTCGTATACTGGATCAACAACTGGATATACACACCACACCGATCACGAAGGTCATGACGGCCAATTGCATCACGGTGCCAGCTGAAATGTTGGTCGCGCAGTCGGTTAAACTGATGCAAGAGCGAAAAATTAACGCCTTGATCGTGTTAGACAAACAGCGTCATCCTGTCGGTGCGTTTAACATGCATGATGTACTGAAAGCTGGAGTAGTATGA
- the mlaF gene encoding phospholipid ABC transporter ATP-binding protein MlaF, which translates to MSDSLIQIRGLSFSHGERLLYDNISLDIPKGKITALMGPSGIGKTTLLRLIGGQIKPDQGQILFDGIDIPKLKRRELYDIRKRMSMLFQSGALFSGMSVFDNVAYPLREHTRLPEEIIRTLVLMKLESVGLRGAAEMMPSQLSGGMARRAALARAIALDPELIMYDEPFAGQDPITMAVLVKLIRELNQSLGITSVIVSHDVAEVMSIADHVYLIANHQIVAQGSPEELRREGNPEVVQFVQGLPDGPVPFHYPAIELLQEL; encoded by the coding sequence GTGAGTGATTCATTGATCCAGATCCGGGGCTTGAGTTTTAGCCACGGCGAACGGTTACTTTACGACAATATCAGTCTGGACATTCCGAAAGGCAAAATTACCGCCCTGATGGGGCCGAGCGGGATCGGTAAAACGACATTACTGCGGCTGATTGGCGGTCAGATCAAACCCGATCAAGGGCAGATCCTGTTTGACGGGATTGATATTCCCAAACTGAAACGGCGCGAACTGTATGACATTCGTAAACGAATGAGCATGTTATTTCAAAGTGGCGCATTGTTCAGTGGTATGAGTGTGTTTGACAACGTGGCGTATCCGTTACGCGAACATACGCGTTTGCCGGAAGAGATCATTCGCACCTTGGTGTTAATGAAACTGGAATCAGTGGGTTTACGTGGCGCAGCAGAGATGATGCCATCACAACTGTCCGGCGGTATGGCTCGACGAGCAGCGCTGGCGCGCGCTATTGCGTTAGATCCAGAATTGATCATGTATGATGAGCCATTTGCCGGGCAAGATCCGATCACGATGGCGGTGTTGGTCAAATTGATCCGTGAGTTAAACCAATCGCTGGGTATTACTTCGGTAATTGTGTCGCATGATGTCGCCGAGGTGATGAGTATTGCCGATCATGTTTATCTGATTGCTAACCATCAGATTGTGGCGCAGGGATCACCCGAGGAGCTACGCCGGGAAGGTAATCCGGAAGTAGTGCAGTTTGTCCAGGGGTTACCGGATGGTCCGGTACCGTTCCACTATCCAGCCATTGAATTGTTACAGGAATTGTAA